From the genome of Triticum aestivum cultivar Chinese Spring chromosome 3B, IWGSC CS RefSeq v2.1, whole genome shotgun sequence, one region includes:
- the LOC123069712 gene encoding uncharacterized protein isoform X2, whose protein sequence is MVTNEMQFFVSIILVKGFCTRYEREKRQKNPMEEFGEEQDYALEVQNQFLWMINIWMLVRFKGKRDTTVPSISKAELLRLFYPQVLVYY, encoded by the exons ATGGTGACTAATGAGATGCAGTTCTTTGTCTCAATAATTTTAGTAAAGGGATTCTGTACAAG ATATGAAAGAGAAAAGCGACAGAAGAATCCAATGGAAGAATTTGGTGAAGAACAAG ACTATGCATTGGAGGTTCAGAACCAATTTCTATGG ATGATCAACATATGGATGTTAGTGAGATTCAAGGGAAAGCGCGACACGACTGTGCCTTCTATAAGCAAAGCTGAGCTGTTGAG ATTATTCTATCCTCAAGTATTGGTTTATTATTGA
- the LOC123069712 gene encoding uncharacterized protein isoform X1, giving the protein MVTNEMQFFVSIILVKGFCTRYEREKRQKNPMEEFGEEQDYALEVQNQFLWMINIWMLVRFKGKRDTTVPSISKAELLRFRFIFKSSENGADRLRRASIITRQNKQ; this is encoded by the exons ATGGTGACTAATGAGATGCAGTTCTTTGTCTCAATAATTTTAGTAAAGGGATTCTGTACAAG ATATGAAAGAGAAAAGCGACAGAAGAATCCAATGGAAGAATTTGGTGAAGAACAAG ACTATGCATTGGAGGTTCAGAACCAATTTCTATGG ATGATCAACATATGGATGTTAGTGAGATTCAAGGGAAAGCGCGACACGACTGTGCCTTCTATAAGCAAAGCTGAGCTGTTGAG GTTCAGGTTCATATTCAAGTCAAGTGAGAATGGGGCTGACAGACTTAGGAGAGCTAGCATTATTACTAGACAAAACAAACAATAG